In the genome of Kluyveromyces marxianus DMKU3-1042 DNA, complete genome, chromosome 1, one region contains:
- the TY2B-GR2 gene encoding uncharacterized protein — protein MLDGGATVSVIYDKKLIHNFTSQSNQILVDVQQNEVAVKGEGNLELKFKGKRISLPAIYAPSTHTNIISVEDLTKSQAYLDLRRNCLLSKNGKTIAPTHKFAGLRWLSRKNAIELPNQTQSVYAITPRSVRSAPDKFSLTSIHNMFGHMNINYIRESFRKGLIQGVKEDDVDWTGVSSFQCQYCMEGKAKRNNHYVNARKDYTKEYLPFEYLHTDVFGPVRVQRTRTTPRYFIAFIDEVTKYIWTFPLLHKTAEEVAPTFKEVVMLIYTQFNTRVKTIQMDKGSEYLNTKVQKFLRERGIVSRETTVADSKANGAIERQHYTLLNDCRTFLRQANLRPRLWYHAVVYSTVMRNSLLNRSIGTSPRNRAGMSGLSFRDILPFGQPVIVHLPNPKSKLQARGVLGYALHPSTRSYGYIIVVGKKKKIPIDTRNYRVLNYPPGATISEDEVQYMIDRMENNDAESQGDIESNFEPNYTDMEQPIHHTADYFPNTTASNIETDQYNNDSFGLHYGGDSVPPESSSSEDELFPTDESENDSDSSDQSFNDDGDPMSPPYSGGEEQLVPTAAPIRRVPPMEPPSPVEDSPPPLSGTDLDDLFGESNINNYIPEDTDLLALNHESVPEPDTAVPATTNIEQDNVLPLETNENSNPPNDSSDQSGDESGEQSGEESGEESVDNRLKSIPIFNGNKHKDARIAEADLDSLYGGGDNTENNNGPTLEEVFRSIEEDPFMLTQKRPRSRARYRESNQDSCDSGSDYESSSDSDGSSDESPQKGRKIQRVNYVNAVQKPVSVIPLNMSLNYSQAISRNRNEEEKDAFQKAYQKEIAQLTKMNTWNEELIDASTLPKKKILNSMFIFTTKRDNSKKCRLVARGDQQAADTYDTELKANTVDNLALMTVLALTLDYNLTAFQLDISSAYLYADLKEELYIRAPPHMNAKNKVLRLNKSLYGLKQSGANWYELIRSFLIKKCDLIEDRMWKCVFRDKEPLKLIICLFVDDMLVVGNDVKYIKKFISKLSKRFDTKIVNDGSHRPEDGVNEYDILGIELEYKKKEYMKFGMQKSLEDKLPQLGIPLLPNAKIRKVPGVPGDYIFSGKELKLNEREYKSKVKHLQRIVGLASYVGHKFRFDILYYVNILAQHQLYPSAKVLDRAAQLCQYLWDTRDKKLVWHYSGPKENNVTAVSDAAFAGNQDFKSQSGTLYLRNNKPIAAKSRKIKLTCISSTEAEIYAISESLPILRGLEHLVNKLQDIKATVKVKTDSQPSMAIINGTDDSACLKKHIGSRAMRIRDECDDLGLTLEYIPTKENNADVLTKPLSVKLFKLLTEDWIQ, from the coding sequence ATGCTTGATGGGGGAGCAACAGTCTCTGTGATATATGACAAAAAGTTAATTCACAATTTTACATCTCAATCTAATCAAATTCTTGTCGACGTTCAACAAAACGAAGTCGCCGTTAAAGGTGAGGGTAACTTAGAACTCAAGTTTAAGGGCAAACGAATTTCCCTACCCGCCATATATGCACCATCAACACACACCAATATCATCAGTGTAGAAGATCTAACAAAATCACAGGCGTATCTAGATCTAAGAAGGAACTGCCTGCTATCCAAGAACGGGAAAACCATCGCTCCGACGCACAAGTTCGCGGGCCTAAGGTGGTTATCTCGCAAAAATGCTATAGAACTACCAAACCAGACTCAATCAGTCTACGCAATCACACCCAGATCGGTAAGATCTGCGCCAGACAAGTTCTCTCTGACAAGCATCCACAACATGTTTGGACATATGAATATCAATTACATCCGAGAATCATTCAGAAAAGGCTTAATTCAAGGTGTGAAAGAAGACGATGTAGACTGGACAGGAGTAAGCTCATTCCAATGCCAATACTGTATGGAAGGAAAAGCCAAACGTAATAACCATTACGTGAACGCTAGAAAAGATTATACGAAGGAATATCTTCCTTTCGAATACTTGCATACCGACGTTTTTGGACCAGTAAGAGTACAAAGAACCCGTACTACTCCAAGGTACTTCATTGCATTCATAGACGAGGTCACAAAATACATATGGACCTTCCCGTTACTACATaaaacagcagaagaagtagcCCCGACATTCAAGGAAGTCGTCATGCTGATTTATACACAGTTCAACACGAGAGTGAAAACCATCCAAATGGACAAAGGATCGGAATACCTGAACACTAAGGTACAGAAATTCCTAAGGGAAAGAGGAATTGTTTCGAGAGAAACGACCGTTGCTGATTCAAAAGCAAATGGAGCCATAGAAAGACAGCACTATACACTCTTGAATGACTGTAGAACGTTCTTGCGACAAGCTAACCTACGCCCTAGATTGTGGTATCATGCCGTCGTATACTCTACAGTAATGAGAAATTCACTCCTAAATAGAAGTATAGGAACGTCCCCGAGAAACAGGGCGGGGATGTCGGGACTGTCATTCAGAGACATTCTTCCCTTCGGACAACCCGTGATTGTCCACTTACCCAACCCAAAATCGAAACTACAAGCTCGAGGAGTCCTAGGCTATGCTCTCCATCCATCCACTAGATCATACGGCTACATCATAGTCgtaggaaagaagaagaaaataccTATCGACACTCGAAACTACCGAGTCCTGAACTACCCACCAGGTGCAACAATCTCAGAAGATGAGGTACAGTACATGATCGACCGTATGGAAAATAACGACGCAGAATCTCAAGGCGATATAGAGTCGAACTTTGAACCAAATTATACGGATATGGAGCAACCCATTCACCACACAGCGGACTATTTCCCGAACACAACCGCCTCAAATATCGAGACAGACCAATACAATAATGATAGCTTTGGTCTGCATTACGGGGGTGATTCCGTACCACCCGAGTCGTCCAGTAGCGAGGACGAACTGTTCCCCACAGACGAATCAGAAAACGATTCAGACTCATCGGACCAATCattcaatgatgatggagaCCCCATGTCCCCTCCATATTCCGGGGGTGAGGAACAGTTAGTACCGACAGCAGCCCCGATTAGACGCGTTCCACCAATGGAACCACCATCTCCTGTCGAGGACTCTCCCCCACCGTTATCTGGGACAGACCTTGACGACTTATTTGGAGAATCTAACATAAATAATTACATCCCAGAAGATACAGATCTACTGGCACTAAACCATGAATCTGTTCCGGAACCCGATACCGCGGTACCAGCAACAACGaacattgaacaagataatGTTCTACCATTAGAAACTAACGAAAACTCTAACCCTCCAAATGATAGCTCGGACCAGTCAGGCGACGAGTCAGGCGAACAGTCAGGCGAAGAGTCCGGCGAGGAGTCAGTCGACAACAGACTCAAGTCCATACCTATtttcaatggaaacaagCACAAAGATGCAAGAATTGCTGAAGCAGATTTGGATTCTTTGTACGGGGGTGGAGATAATacagaaaataacaatggACCAACTTTAGAAGAGGTGTTCAGATCGATCGAAGAAGATCCATTCATGCTAACACAGAAAAGACCGAGATCACGTGCCCGATATCGAGAATCTAACCAAGACAGTTGCGATTCCGGGAGTGACTACGAGTCAAGTTCAGACTCAGACGGGTCATCTGACGAGTCACCTCAGAAGGGAAGAAAGATACAACGGGTAAACTACGTAAACGCGGTTCAGAAACCTGTGAGTGTGATCCCATTGAATATGTCCTTGAACTATTCCCAGGCAATATCTCGGAACagaaacgaagaagagaaggatgCTTTCCAGAAGGCATACCAGAAGGAAATAGCACAGCTAACCAAAATGAACACATGGAACGAAGAATTAATAGATGCCTCTACTCTTCCtaagaaaaagattctAAACTCAATGTTCATTTTCACCACTAAAAGAGATAACTCCAAGAAGTGCAGACTAGTCGCTAGAGGTGACCAACAAGCCGCAGACACGTATGACACTGAGCTAAAGGCAAATACAGTGGACAACCTAGCTCTCATGACAGTCTTAGCACTGACACTAGACTACAACCTGACCGCATTCCAACTTGACATCTCATCAGCTTACCTCTACGCTGACCttaaggaagaattgtACATTAGAGCACCACCACACATGAAtgccaagaacaaggtaCTAAGACTAAATAAATCACTCTATGGGCTAAAACAGAGTGGAGCAAATTGGTACGAACTAATCAGATCGTTCCTAATTAAGAAATGTGACCTGATTGAAGATAGAATGTGGAAGTGCGTTTTTAGAGACAAAGAACCGCTGAAACTTATTATATGTCTTTTTGTCGATGACATGCTGGTTGTAGGAAACGACGTCAAGtatatcaagaaattcataTCAAAGCTATCTAAGAGATTTGATACAAAGATTGTAAATGATGGTTCACACAGGCCAGAAGATGGAGTAAACGAGTATGACATTTTGGGCATAGAATTAGAgtataagaaaaaagaatacatgAAGTTCGGAATGCAGAAGTCTCTAGAGGACAAGCTGCCACAACTGGGAATACCCCTACTCCCAAACGCTAAAATCAGGAAGGTTCCGGGGGTGCCTGGAGACTACATCTTCTCAGGAAAGGAACTGAAATTAAATGAAAGAGAATATAAAAGCAAAGTTAAACACCTGCAAAGAATTGTAGGACTAGCGTCCTACGTAGGACATAAGTTCCGGTTTGACATCTTGTACTACGTGAACATCTTAGCACAACATCAACTGTATCCCAGCGCCAAGGTCCTAGACAGGGCTGCACAATTATGCCAATACTTGTGGGATACAAGAGATAAGAAACTAGTTTGGCATTATTCTGGTCCCAAGGAAAACAACGTTACCGCTGTATCAGATGCAGCATTTGCAGGGAACCAAGATTTTAAATCACAATCAGGAACTCTTTACCTGAGAAACAACAAGCCCATAGCAGccaaatcaagaaaaatcaagttAACTTGTATCTCGTCCACAGAAGCCGAGATATACGCAATCAGTGAAAGCCTGCCAATACTACGTGGGTTAGAACACCTAGTAAACAAGTTACAAGACATAAAAGCAACAGTAAAGGTTAAAACAGACAGTCAACCATCAATGGCAATAATAAACGGCACGGATGACTCAGCATGCCTCAAGAAACACATTGGTAGTAGGGCAATGAGGATAAGAGATGAGTGCGATGATCTCGGACTTACACTCGAATATATCCccacaaaagaaaacaatgctGACGTTTTAACCAAACCCCTATCCGTGAAGCTATTCAAACTTCTCACAGAGGACTGGATACAATAG
- the Nqo2 gene encoding NAD(P)H-dependent oxidoreductase, with product MGKNVFIVFAHPERNSLNGCLLDVLVDQLTSQGDHVKVSDLYRMNWKSEVDIADFPAYPADQKFNPELASKNHTANGTLTKDVVEEQQKLLWAHTILFVFPIWWFNLPAILKGYIDRVFSNGFAYNYSEHPELSDPQVLKTKTVSGRNASLVVTLGGSPENAYKPGNPGDPNEVVSKLLSATLTSLEYSGINVIDPLYLYDANTQSEAKVKEFQTQARKFASDLPN from the coding sequence ATGGGAAAAAACGTCTTCATTGTGTTCGCTCACCCAGAACGCAATTCTTTAAACGGTTGTTTGCTAGACGTGCTTGTTGATCAATTAACCTCCCAGGGAGATCACGTCAAAGTCAGCGATTTGTATCGAATGAACTGGAAGAGTGAAGTTGACATTGCCGACTTCCCTGCCTACCCAGCTGATCAGAAGTTTAACCCAGAACTAGCCTCCAAGAACCACACCGCCAACGGCACCCTGACAAAGGATGTCGttgaagaacaacaaaaactcttGTGGGCCCACACAATTCTCTTTGTCTTCCCAATCTGGTGGTTCAATTTGCCAGCCATCCTAAAGGGCTATATCGACAGAGTGTTTTCTAACGGTTTTGCATACAACTACTCCGAGCACCCCGAATTGAGCGACCCACAAGTTTTAAAAACGAAGACTGTCTCCGGCAGAAATGCTTCTCTTGTTGTCACTCTAGGTGGCTCTCCAGAGAATGCCTACAAGCCAGGCAACCCAGGAGACCCAAATGAGGTTGTCAGCAAGTTGCTATCCGCAACATTGACCTCCTTGGAGTACTCTGGCATCAATGTTATCGATCCTTTGTACTTGTACGATGCCAATACTCAATCCGAAGCAAAGGTTaaagaatttcaaacacAGGCTAGGAAATTCGCCAGCGACTTGCCCAACTAG
- the BIO5 gene encoding 7-keto 8-aminopelargonic acid transporter, with translation MSVSDSSSSLGASQKAGKLAHNYSWWPLIGMSFSLTNSWLGVSSSFVVGLSGAGQPAVVYGLIFAFVLTLMCGYSLSEFSRLLPNSAGTSFWTLKLLERSAVGDVEELSVREKSSSALDISKLSQKEDETTDDKLLKLSTMDSNSCRSSFQKHMAIAVGLINYFGCVFTTASIVSSLIYSIMGIHSILHPSFELKRWHTFLLYEILTIFLTAFNCNYRGLPFLSSFGLAMSLFSYAITFILCLVSRSDTIAEQPWPKSEDIFYKFHNNTGWKSNGMAFLVSLINPLWSFVGIDSATHMVDEVGHAAARVLVPKVIMTTIVIGFVTSFSYSIALFYCVRDTSAVLESIAPAVTIYYQATGNRNLAVFMQASTIVAGLTCGVASGTWQSRMLWALSREMEAMRPEGTLSRLVTARFASIDSKNKVPLYAHLFSQVLVAIIGCIMLGSTKAFNAIISAAVTLLIVSYAIPSVILLVRGRNRFIEKCEREAGDEAVKAPSKWGVIPHTMTVVYALFCLVMLSFPYVKPVTVSNMNYVSVVYGAIAMIIGLVIVLFSSI, from the coding sequence ATGAGTGTCTCGGATTCTTCCAGCTCTCTTGGTGCTTCTCAAAAGGCGGGAAAACTTGCCCATAACTACTCATGGTGGCCATTGATAGGCATGTCGTTCTCGCTGACCAACTCATGGCTAGGCGTTTCCTCATCATTTGTCGTGGGGCTTTCAGGCGCAGGTCAACCTGCGGTCGTCTACGGTCTTATATTCGCTTTTGTGTTGACTTTGATGTGTGGGTATTCGCTCTCAGAATTCTCCCGGTTGCTTCCTAATAGCGCTGGAACGAGTTTTTGGACGTTAAAACTTCTTGAGAGAAGTGCGGTCGGTGATGTCGAAGAGCTCTCGGTTAGAGAGAAGTCATCCAGCGCTCTTGACATCAGCAAGTTGTCACAGAAAGAAGACGAGACCACGGATGATAAGCTCTTGAAGCTAAGCACCATGGACTCGAACAGCTGTCGTTCGTCTTTCCAGAAGCACATGGCGATAGCGGTTGGCCTAATCAACTATTTTGGTTGCGTGTTCACGACAGCAAGTATTGTGTCTTCATTGATATACAGTATAATGGGTATCCACTCCATTCTGCATCCCTCTTTCGAGTTGAAGCGGTGGCATACATTCCTACTGTACGAAATACTGaccatttttttgactGCGTTCAATTGCAATTACAGGGGCTTGCCATTCCTGTCCTCCTTTGGGCTAGCAATGTCACTGTTCTCGTACGCCATCACATTTATCCTGTGTCTCGTTTCAAGAAGCGACACCATCGCCGAACAGCCTTGGCCTAAGAGCGAAGACATCTTCTACAAGTTCCACAACAACACCGGGTGGAAGTCCAATGGAATGGCGTTCCTGGTCAGCCTCATCAACCCACTATGGTCGTTCGTGGGGATCGACTCAGCAACGCACATGGTGGACGAGGTTGGCCATGCTGCAGCGAGAGTGCTGGTGCCCAAAGTCATCATGACCACCATTGTGATTGGTTTCGTCACGAGTTTCTCGTATTCGATTGCGCTCTTTTACTGCGTCCGCGACACGAGCGCTGTGTTGGAATCGATTGCGCCAGCTGTGACAATCTATTACCAGGCGACGGGAAACCGAAACTTGGCGGTGTTCATGCAAGCGTCCACCATCGTGGCCGGCCTGACATGCGGTGTTGCGAGTGGGACATGGCAGTCGCGGATGTTGTGGGCGTTATCGAGGGAGATGGAGGCGATGAGGCCGGAGGGAACGCTGTCGCGATTGGTAACGGCCAGGTTTGCGAGTATCGAttccaagaacaaggtgCCCTTGTATGCACACCTGTTCTCGCAGGTTCTTGTTGCGATTATAGGGTGCATCATGCTGGGCAGCACGAAGGCGTTCAATGCCATCATATCGGCAGCAGTGACGCTTCTAATCGTGTCATACGCCATTCCGAGTGTGATACTGCTTGTTAGAGGCCGGAACAGgttcattgaaaagtgcGAAAGGGAAGCCGGCGATGAGGCGGTCAAAGCACCCAGTAAATGGGGCGTGATTCCACACACGATGACGGTGGTGTACGCATTGTTTTGCCTGGTTATGCTGTCTTTTCCTTATGTGAAACCTGTGACAGTGTCGAACATGAACTACGTGTCTGTTGTGTACGGAGCGATTGCGATGATCATAGGGTTGGTGATAGTGTTGTTCAGTAGTATTTAA